A genome region from Haloarcula rubripromontorii includes the following:
- the meaB gene encoding methylmalonyl Co-A mutase-associated GTPase MeaB: protein MSDLVADLLAGKHSALARVITKIENRSTGYREIISDLHQHTGTADVIGVTGSPGAGKSTLVDKVAATYRERGQTVGVIAIDPSSPFSGGAVLGDRIRMASNAGDMDMFFRSMSARGSLGGLSTATTDAVTALDAFGKDKIIVETVGAGQNEVDIVRTADTVAVLVPPGSGDDVQMLKAGILEIGDVFVVNKADLDGADRTVQQLREMLQGQSGRPDSGHHGATELAADHGDAPADDADDVDDESETWDPPIVETVANRGEGVEDFLNALADHGEYLDRTGRREGQARERFAAEIRTLLREDANELLVGELDRRGGIEQYVDAVIERHTDPYTVVDEVLAPLRECLDERRD, encoded by the coding sequence ATGAGCGACCTCGTCGCTGACCTGCTCGCGGGCAAGCACAGCGCCCTCGCCAGGGTCATCACGAAGATCGAGAACCGCTCGACGGGGTACCGGGAGATAATCTCCGACCTCCACCAGCACACTGGAACAGCCGACGTTATCGGCGTCACGGGCAGTCCCGGCGCGGGCAAGTCCACGTTGGTCGACAAGGTCGCAGCGACCTACCGTGAGCGGGGCCAGACCGTTGGCGTCATCGCCATCGACCCGTCCTCACCGTTTTCCGGTGGCGCGGTGCTTGGCGACCGCATCCGCATGGCCTCGAACGCGGGCGATATGGACATGTTCTTCCGGTCGATGTCGGCCCGGGGGTCGCTGGGCGGCCTGTCAACGGCGACGACCGACGCCGTGACCGCCCTGGACGCCTTCGGCAAGGACAAGATCATCGTCGAGACGGTCGGCGCGGGACAGAACGAGGTCGACATCGTCCGCACCGCCGACACCGTCGCCGTCCTCGTGCCGCCGGGGAGCGGCGACGACGTGCAGATGCTCAAGGCCGGTATCCTCGAAATCGGCGACGTGTTCGTCGTCAACAAGGCCGACCTCGACGGAGCCGACCGGACTGTCCAGCAGCTCCGAGAGATGCTTCAGGGACAGAGCGGACGACCGGACTCCGGCCATCACGGCGCGACTGAACTCGCTGCAGACCACGGTGACGCACCTGCCGACGACGCCGATGATGTGGACGACGAGTCGGAGACGTGGGACCCCCCTATCGTGGAGACGGTTGCCAACCGGGGCGAAGGCGTCGAAGACTTCCTGAACGCGCTGGCCGACCACGGCGAGTATCTGGACCGAACCGGCCGACGTGAGGGGCAGGCACGGGAGCGATTCGCCGCCGAAATCCGAACCCTGCTTCGGGAGGACGCCAACGAGTTGCTGGTCGGCGAACTCGACCGCCGCGGCGGTATCGAACAGTACGTCGACGCTGTCATCGAGCGCCACACCGACCCGTACACCGTCGTTGACGAGGTTCTCGCGCCGCTCCGGGAGTGTCTGGACGAGCGTCGCGACTGA